In Romboutsia lituseburensis, a genomic segment contains:
- a CDS encoding response regulator transcription factor, with protein sequence MRVLIVEDEYITRNFLTSIIDWKVNEMELVGVAKDGIEALNLINREKIDILITDLKMPKMDGNKLIKQLKSREFEGKIIVLSNYDDFNLVKESMKNGAFEYLLKVTINKKELLDVLNKAKEELIKDNKLIKNENILEISKEKLIVNEYLEKYLKGNNSLKLDDRLKQKYLTDYVFVYLRILSTSIDNIDKEHKITKFIANVISTCALYINSELLTLINLNRSEYSIIIKSNKNTQDINILISNIARNVKQYLDVDFEKIVHKECESLKDAIDVINYEREVSEYSVSSKIIVCRPEIKKIVKYINENIEKKLSLDLLSKIVNMNESYLSRIFKEELDVTISEYIKNTRLEKSKELLKKENFRVKDAALSVGIHDQLYFSRLFAKKFNITPSEYREKYFK encoded by the coding sequence ATGAGAGTACTAATAGTTGAAGATGAATACATAACAAGAAATTTTTTAACATCTATAATTGATTGGAAAGTAAATGAAATGGAGTTAGTTGGAGTGGCAAAAGATGGTATAGAAGCTTTAAATTTAATAAATAGGGAAAAAATTGATATACTTATAACCGACTTAAAAATGCCTAAAATGGACGGAAATAAATTAATAAAACAATTAAAGTCTAGAGAATTTGAAGGAAAAATAATAGTGCTAAGTAATTATGATGATTTTAATCTAGTGAAAGAGTCTATGAAGAATGGGGCATTTGAGTATTTATTAAAAGTTACTATAAATAAAAAAGAGCTGTTAGATGTATTAAACAAAGCTAAAGAAGAGCTTATTAAGGATAATAAGTTGATTAAAAATGAAAATATATTAGAAATTTCAAAAGAAAAGTTAATAGTAAATGAATACTTAGAAAAATACTTAAAAGGAAATAATAGTTTGAAGTTAGACGATAGATTAAAACAAAAATATCTAACTGATTATGTGTTTGTTTATTTAAGGATTTTAAGCACAAGTATAGATAATATAGACAAGGAGCATAAGATAACTAAGTTCATAGCAAATGTTATAAGTACATGTGCTTTATATATTAATTCAGAATTATTAACACTAATAAATTTAAATAGAAGTGAGTATTCAATAATCATAAAATCTAATAAAAATACTCAAGACATAAATATATTAATATCTAACATAGCTAGAAATGTTAAGCAGTATTTAGATGTGGATTTTGAAAAAATAGTACATAAAGAGTGTGAAAGTTTGAAAGATGCAATTGATGTTATAAATTATGAAAGAGAAGTTAGTGAGTATAGTGTAAGTTCTAAGATTATTGTATGTAGACCTGAGATAAAAAAAATTGTTAAATATATAAATGAAAATATAGAAAAAAAATTATCATTAGATTTACTATCTAAAATTGTAAATATGAATGAATCTTATTTGAGTAGAATATTTAAAGAAGAATTAGATGTAACTATATCAGAGTATATAAAAAATACAAGGCTAGAAAAATCTAAGGAACTATTAAAAAAAGAAAATTTTAGGGTAAAGGATGCAGCATTAAGTGTAGGAATACATGATCAATTATATTTTAGTAGACTATTTGCTAAAAAGTTTAACATAACTCCTAGTGAGTATAGAGAAAAGTATTTTAAGTAG
- a CDS encoding sensor histidine kinase, whose amino-acid sequence MNYKNMLSIKKISSILTKKLRKVSISKRLLMSFITLSIVPIFIIFIVINTTSIDLIEKNIISNDKIASNLIVQAIGGYMDKFDSITNEIIWNSSLLKDIKNHNELIVKEKEKFYTQLSQLIRSRTSYVSDIADFTILDEDFQVVYNEGFSYINHSTKLEEIKNGIKENKIINWTSINKGESNYIAITKPIKVGQSTHGYLFLALKEKVIVKMFNNYNVDFNGYGVLMDDNNNIMVTNNEEISIEEIRKANELKHKNKGYIKLVKNIDNSTQIIKINNEKFIITNTPIRYASWSLIGIIPYKYIYMSCANIYKIYFLVSIVVIALSILISMLIHKSITNPINEIINTMSNINENTIGDNMKITGNDEISFIMKKYNNMSKKIKTLLSTIKIRENEKREVTLRMLQAQINPHFLFNTLGGLRYVAMMNQDNIVANGLEALAKLLRSTIVNKDDFINIEDEIENVFNYITIQKIRYGDIFDVRFNIDKNLKYEKILKFILQPIVENCILHGFEENENQNFIDIIVCDKDEFIYFEILDNGVGITEDKLKDGSFDIDKFAGIGVKNIKERLNIYYEGIYTFEIISSKEKGTRTKILIPKIAGGILNESTNS is encoded by the coding sequence ATGAACTACAAAAATATGCTGTCAATTAAGAAAATATCAAGTATCTTAACAAAAAAACTAAGAAAAGTTAGTATAAGTAAAAGGCTTTTGATGTCATTTATAACATTATCCATCGTTCCTATATTTATTATATTTATTGTAATTAATACAACTTCTATAGACTTGATAGAAAAGAATATAATATCTAATGATAAAATAGCATCTAATTTAATTGTACAAGCAATAGGGGGTTATATGGATAAATTTGATTCAATAACAAATGAGATAATATGGAATAGTAGTTTATTAAAAGATATTAAAAATCATAATGAGCTTATAGTCAAAGAAAAGGAGAAATTCTATACTCAATTATCACAACTAATAAGATCACGTACAAGCTATGTATCAGACATTGCAGATTTTACAATACTGGATGAAGACTTTCAAGTTGTTTATAATGAGGGATTTAGCTATATAAACCATAGTACGAAGCTAGAAGAAATAAAAAATGGTATTAAAGAAAATAAAATTATAAATTGGACTTCTATAAATAAAGGTGAATCTAATTATATTGCTATAACAAAGCCAATAAAAGTTGGTCAGAGTACTCATGGATATCTGTTTTTGGCTCTTAAGGAAAAGGTTATTGTAAAGATGTTTAATAACTATAACGTAGACTTTAATGGATATGGAGTATTGATGGATGATAATAATAATATTATGGTAACTAATAATGAGGAAATATCTATTGAAGAAATTAGAAAAGCTAATGAATTAAAACATAAAAATAAAGGTTATATAAAGTTAGTCAAAAACATAGACAATAGTACACAAATAATTAAAATAAATAATGAAAAATTCATAATAACAAATACCCCTATAAGATATGCATCATGGAGTTTAATAGGGATAATACCATATAAATATATATATATGAGCTGCGCTAATATATATAAAATATATTTTTTAGTAAGTATTGTAGTAATAGCCTTATCAATACTAATATCTATGTTAATACATAAATCTATAACAAATCCTATAAATGAAATTATAAATACTATGAGTAATATAAATGAAAATACTATTGGTGACAATATGAAAATAACAGGAAATGATGAAATATCATTCATAATGAAAAAATATAACAACATGTCTAAAAAGATTAAAACACTATTAAGTACTATAAAAATTAGAGAAAATGAGAAGAGAGAAGTCACCCTAAGAATGCTACAAGCTCAAATAAATCCTCATTTTTTATTTAATACATTAGGCGGGTTAAGATATGTTGCAATGATGAACCAAGACAATATAGTAGCTAATGGATTAGAAGCTTTGGCTAAGCTTCTTAGGAGTACCATAGTGAATAAAGATGATTTTATAAATATAGAAGATGAAATCGAAAATGTTTTTAATTATATTACAATACAAAAAATTAGATATGGAGATATTTTTGATGTTAGGTTTAATATAGATAAAAATTTAAAGTATGAAAAAATACTGAAATTTATACTACAACCAATTGTAGAGAATTGTATTTTACATGGTTTTGAAGAAAATGAGAATCAAAATTTTATAGATATAATAGTTTGCGATAAAGATGAATTTATATACTTTGAAATATTAGATAATGGTGTAGGTATAACGGAAGATAAACTTAAAGATGGAAGTTTTGATATAGATAAGTTCGCAGGTATTGGAGTTAAAAATATAAAAGAAAGATTAAATATATACTACGAAGGTATATATACGTTTGAAATAATATCATCAAAAGAAAAAGGAACTAGAACAAAGATATTAATTCCTAAAATCGCAGGGGGCATATTAAATGAGAGTACTAATAGTTGA
- a CDS encoding carbohydrate ABC transporter substrate-binding protein produces MKHPFKKVGSLLAVTIMVMGSIVGCSSTGGDKGEETSPDKGKVSGKLDVAVFEGGFGTAFWEEAEKQFESKYPDVDVVLNASPNIGDVIRPQIASGNSPDFIYHSAQNSQSVAKALIKDKNLADLTDVFEKPAPGEDKPIKEKMMDGLLDKSSCAPYGDGKVYLAPLYYNVTGLWYNKALFEEKGWEVPKTWDEFYALGEKAKAEGIALFTYQGQHPGYLEALVWPVIASEAGEKAVQDIFNYEKGAWEKPEVKAALQKLEKIGKDGYLLKGTPAMCHIQAQTAHLKGEALFAPNGNWYEGEMKDAVQDGWKWGFTAPPAKEGSDQYVSTMIEEMYIPGNSDNIETAKEFMRFLYSDEMVEANAKLNQGVVPTKNALEMAKQYIPESNYNCLTVFDNGVKPIVEAWKTVENTEINMREEVFNKAGSVFSGETSASSWADGLNKSNEKLREAMNK; encoded by the coding sequence ATGAAACATCCATTTAAAAAGGTAGGATCACTGTTAGCAGTGACAATTATGGTGATGGGGTCAATTGTAGGATGTTCTTCTACAGGGGGAGATAAAGGAGAAGAAACTTCACCAGATAAAGGGAAAGTTTCAGGTAAACTTGACGTAGCTGTATTTGAAGGTGGCTTTGGAACTGCATTTTGGGAAGAAGCTGAAAAACAATTTGAATCTAAGTATCCAGATGTTGACGTTGTATTAAATGCAAGTCCAAACATAGGGGATGTTATAAGACCACAAATAGCAAGTGGAAATTCTCCGGACTTTATATATCATAGTGCCCAAAATTCACAGAGTGTCGCAAAAGCTTTAATAAAAGATAAAAACTTAGCTGATTTGACAGATGTATTTGAAAAACCAGCACCAGGAGAGGATAAACCTATAAAGGAGAAAATGATGGATGGATTGTTAGACAAATCATCTTGTGCTCCATATGGTGATGGCAAAGTATATCTAGCACCACTTTATTACAATGTAACTGGTCTTTGGTACAATAAAGCTTTATTTGAAGAAAAGGGATGGGAGGTTCCAAAGACTTGGGATGAATTTTATGCTCTAGGCGAAAAAGCCAAAGCTGAAGGTATAGCATTATTTACATACCAAGGTCAGCACCCAGGTTATTTAGAAGCTCTTGTTTGGCCGGTTATAGCGTCAGAAGCTGGAGAAAAAGCTGTTCAAGATATATTTAATTATGAAAAAGGCGCATGGGAAAAACCAGAAGTTAAAGCCGCCCTTCAAAAATTAGAAAAAATAGGTAAAGATGGATATCTATTAAAAGGAACTCCAGCAATGTGTCACATCCAGGCTCAAACAGCACATTTAAAAGGAGAAGCTTTATTTGCTCCTAATGGAAACTGGTATGAAGGAGAAATGAAAGATGCTGTTCAAGATGGTTGGAAATGGGGATTCACTGCACCACCAGCTAAAGAGGGATCAGATCAATATGTATCTACAATGATAGAAGAAATGTATATCCCTGGAAATTCAGATAATATAGAAACAGCGAAAGAATTTATGAGATTTTTATATAGTGATGAGATGGTAGAAGCCAATGCTAAGTTAAATCAAGGCGTAGTTCCTACTAAAAATGCTCTAGAAATGGCTAAACAATATATACCAGAGTCAAACTATAACTGTTTAACTGTATTTGATAATGGAGTAAAGCCAATTGTTGAGGCGTGGAAAACAGTAGAAAATACGGAAATAAATATGAGAGAAGAAGTATTTAATAAAGCTGGATCAGTATTTAGTGGAGAAACTAGTGCATCATCTTGGGCTGATGGATTGAATAAATCAAATGAAAAATTAAGAGAAGCTATGAATAAATAA
- a CDS encoding sulfite exporter TauE/SafE family protein, translating into MSIVYFLVGLVSTTVGAISGLGGGVIIKPVLDTLGNYSLPTIGVLSSFTVFSMSIVSLGKSLKNKVKLEGKKTICLATGSILGGFIGKYFFFIYLKVINNNIIAQKLQSIILFLLMFIVLLLYINEKKINAYKIKTKERKNNVYNLNDDRNNEYGYDLQNNIKKLMKFFIYGIVLGSISSFLGIGGGPLNVVVLMYLLDMDVKKSAIHSIFIIFFSQGSKLLSILLGEGFGVYNLEVLIYMILGGVSGGFLGSYFSNKIDKNKVKNIFIFCMVIIIAFNFYNIVK; encoded by the coding sequence ATGAGTATAGTATATTTTTTAGTTGGATTAGTATCTACAACAGTAGGAGCAATATCAGGATTAGGAGGAGGCGTTATAATTAAACCTGTATTAGATACGCTAGGAAATTATAGTTTGCCGACTATAGGGGTTTTGTCAAGCTTTACAGTTTTTTCAATGTCTATTGTATCATTAGGTAAAAGTTTAAAAAATAAAGTAAAGCTCGAAGGAAAAAAAACTATATGCCTAGCCACAGGATCTATTTTAGGTGGATTTATAGGTAAATATTTCTTTTTCATATATTTAAAAGTAATAAATAATAACATAATAGCTCAAAAACTTCAGTCTATTATTTTATTTTTACTTATGTTTATAGTTTTACTACTATATATAAATGAGAAAAAAATAAATGCATATAAAATAAAAACTAAAGAGAGAAAAAATAATGTTTATAATTTAAATGATGATAGAAATAATGAATATGGATATGATTTACAGAATAATATAAAAAAATTAATGAAGTTTTTTATTTATGGTATAGTACTTGGGTCGATTTCATCATTTTTGGGTATAGGAGGAGGTCCATTAAATGTAGTAGTTTTAATGTATTTACTAGATATGGATGTAAAAAAAAGTGCTATTCATTCTATTTTTATAATATTTTTTTCACAAGGATCTAAGTTATTAAGTATATTACTTGGAGAAGGGTTTGGAGTTTACAATCTAGAGGTATTAATATACATGATTTTAGGTGGTGTTAGTGGTGGTTTTTTAGGAAGTTATTTTTCAAATAAAATTGATAAAAACAAAGTGAAAAACATTTTTATATTCTGTATGGTAATTATAATAGCTTTTAATTTTTATAATATAGTAAAATAA
- the gnpA gene encoding 1,3-beta-galactosyl-N-acetylhexosamine phosphorylase: MQSKGRVTIPTDIGIDDQMKLIIKRWGADAIRDCDGTKLSSEFKSLNLKMYSTYLPTRNDQKWAKEHMNQLQQLYITSESNIATDKILTIDIMKGIYKEQFRPNIEDDIKSLWEVIDRTTGNVLNCSNWDYDFENGNVAIKEAIPFHEYTVSFLAYQIWDPTQMYNHLTNNWGDKPHEMPYDGRHPETFNHMKKYLKNWIEENPEIDVVRFTTFFYHFTLIYNEQAKEKFVDWFGYSSSLSKQCLDEFEKEKGYRLKAEDIVDEGYYNSPFRIPSKKYLDFIDFQSKFVATNAKEFVDIAHSAKKEAMMFLGDNWIGTEPYGKYFESIGLDAVVGSVGNGTTMRMISDISGVKYTEGRFLPYFFPDVFREGGNPVGEAKENWTQARRAILRKPLDRIGYGGYLGLALKFPEFIDEVERICEEFRTIHNNIKGTKAYAAPFKVAILNCWGKLRSWQTNQVAHALWYKEIYSYVGVIECLSGMPVDVEFINFDDIKNGVPKDIGVIINAGDAMTSWSGGENWIDEKIITTLRKWVYEGGGFIGIGEPTAYQNQGKYFQLFDVLGVDKDLTYRLSYRKYHEIETKHFITEELNETFDFGEGKEGIFKREESVDILSMHKGDISLSSNTYGNGRAVYISGLPYNPENCRLLLRSIYWVKKREDIMKKYYVSNINTECAAFLDVNKMAIINNSFDVQSTDVYIEGNLMDTLVLHPGELVWINID, translated from the coding sequence ATGCAAAGTAAGGGGAGAGTAACAATACCAACTGATATAGGTATCGATGACCAAATGAAATTAATAATAAAAAGATGGGGAGCGGATGCTATAAGGGATTGTGATGGTACTAAGTTATCGAGTGAATTTAAAAGCTTAAATCTAAAAATGTATTCAACATATCTTCCAACTAGAAATGATCAAAAATGGGCAAAAGAGCATATGAATCAATTGCAACAATTATATATAACAAGTGAAAGTAATATAGCAACAGATAAAATATTAACTATAGATATTATGAAAGGTATATATAAAGAGCAATTTAGACCCAATATTGAAGATGATATAAAATCACTATGGGAAGTTATTGATAGAACAACCGGAAATGTTTTAAACTGTAGCAACTGGGATTATGATTTTGAAAATGGAAATGTAGCAATTAAAGAAGCGATACCTTTTCATGAATATACAGTAAGTTTTTTGGCATACCAAATATGGGATCCAACACAAATGTACAATCATTTAACTAATAATTGGGGAGATAAGCCTCATGAAATGCCTTATGATGGAAGGCATCCTGAAACGTTTAATCACATGAAAAAATATCTGAAAAATTGGATAGAAGAAAATCCAGAAATTGATGTAGTTAGATTTACAACATTTTTTTACCATTTTACATTAATATATAATGAACAAGCTAAAGAAAAATTTGTTGATTGGTTTGGATATTCATCTTCTCTAAGTAAGCAGTGTCTAGATGAATTTGAAAAAGAAAAAGGATATAGACTAAAAGCGGAAGATATAGTAGATGAAGGATATTATAATTCTCCATTTAGGATACCATCGAAAAAATATTTGGATTTTATAGACTTTCAATCTAAATTTGTAGCAACTAATGCTAAAGAATTTGTAGATATTGCTCATAGTGCAAAAAAAGAAGCAATGATGTTTTTAGGTGATAATTGGATAGGAACGGAGCCGTATGGAAAATATTTCGAATCAATAGGTTTAGATGCGGTCGTAGGATCAGTAGGAAATGGAACTACTATGAGGATGATATCTGATATATCAGGAGTTAAATACACAGAAGGAAGGTTTCTACCATATTTTTTCCCTGATGTATTTAGAGAAGGTGGAAATCCTGTTGGAGAAGCTAAAGAAAACTGGACTCAAGCAAGACGTGCTATACTTAGAAAGCCTCTTGATAGGATAGGCTATGGTGGATACTTAGGACTAGCTCTTAAATTCCCTGAATTTATAGATGAAGTAGAACGAATATGCGAAGAATTTAGGACAATACACAATAATATAAAAGGAACTAAGGCTTATGCAGCTCCATTTAAAGTAGCAATTCTAAATTGTTGGGGTAAGCTGAGAAGTTGGCAAACAAATCAAGTTGCACATGCTCTATGGTATAAGGAAATATATTCATACGTTGGTGTTATAGAGTGTTTAAGTGGTATGCCAGTTGACGTTGAATTTATTAATTTTGACGATATAAAAAATGGAGTGCCAAAAGACATTGGTGTTATTATTAATGCAGGAGATGCAATGACATCTTGGAGTGGTGGTGAAAATTGGATTGATGAGAAAATAATAACAACATTAAGAAAGTGGGTATATGAAGGTGGTGGATTTATAGGAATAGGTGAGCCTACAGCTTATCAAAATCAAGGAAAATATTTTCAACTATTCGATGTTTTAGGTGTAGATAAAGACCTGACTTACAGACTGTCTTATAGAAAATATCATGAAATAGAAACAAAACACTTCATAACAGAAGAACTAAATGAGACATTTGATTTTGGCGAAGGTAAAGAGGGTATCTTTAAAAGAGAAGAGAGTGTGGATATACTATCTATGCACAAAGGTGATATTTCACTTTCTTCAAATACATATGGAAATGGTAGAGCAGTATATATTAGTGGACTTCCATATAATCCTGAAAATTGCAGGCTACTTCTGAGAAGTATTTATTGGGTTAAAAAAAGAGAAGATATTATGAAAAAATATTATGTAAGCAATATAAATACTGAATGCGCTGCCTTTTTAGATGTCAATAAAATGGCTATAATAAATAACTCATTTGATGTTCAAAGCACAGATGTATATATTGAAGGTAATTTAATGGATACATTAGTACTTCATCCGGGTGAGCTAGTATGGATAAATATTGATTAG
- a CDS encoding sensor histidine kinase, with product MEQNIYRAMIEDSPMAYMHAKLVRETNGAYLGLIVRDVNKSFERFFEVRKNDVINKLIINELSLKEKKEWGMCFEKAINEKKSTVVKYISHIDLYLNIEIYNTDNDEFHIRFNKLSKQSFKLSSILRKSPIHAWIKDREGVYLDVNDKYIELINLPYEEIIGRKDYELFEKHIADKFERQDNKVLKENSLYTCEDVEFFNGKKRHFETAKWPYTDEKNKCILGTMGISMEITDKVILRESIEKNERMFLEIANNLDDTIVVMDEKKAIYISPSFEKIYGINPEEMGVYEDINNWYEYWDEVVFEKTPKGYNSKDISIDKLKVIKDGKEKWLWCKFVPIFNENGNIVKKIGIVSDVTKSKKMAHELESLRMDFFENLSHELRAPINLILSSLQVIGIKIDKLDEENFNYFYKYLDRIHQNGLRMLKFVNNLIDTTKLDLGHFSYNPQNGDIVSCVENICMSIREFVNNDEMNIIFDTNVEEKIIAFDQDNIERILLNLISNAIKFNKPDGVIEVIVNCNDDIQIIVKDNGIGIPNDKLESIFGRFEQVKNKFEKEQAGSGIGLSLVKSLVEKHNGSIHVKSEIGKGSEFIINFPDVFIENGEKHIYSHNDYLNNIVSMEVEFSDIYT from the coding sequence ATGGAACAAAACATATATAGGGCAATGATAGAGGATAGTCCCATGGCTTATATGCATGCAAAGCTTGTTAGAGAAACAAATGGAGCATATCTAGGGTTGATAGTAAGGGATGTAAATAAATCGTTCGAGAGATTTTTTGAAGTAAGAAAAAATGATGTTATAAACAAATTAATTATAAATGAATTAAGCCTAAAAGAAAAAAAAGAATGGGGTATGTGCTTTGAAAAAGCAATAAATGAAAAGAAAAGTACAGTTGTAAAATATATTAGTCATATAGATTTGTATTTAAATATAGAAATCTATAATACAGACAACGATGAATTCCATATCAGATTCAATAAACTCAGCAAACAGTCATTTAAGCTATCTTCTATACTTAGAAAATCTCCAATTCATGCCTGGATAAAGGATAGAGAGGGAGTGTACTTAGATGTTAATGATAAGTATATCGAATTGATAAATTTACCATATGAAGAAATTATAGGAAGAAAGGATTATGAATTATTTGAAAAGCACATTGCTGATAAATTTGAGAGACAGGATAATAAAGTTTTAAAAGAAAATTCATTATATACATGTGAAGATGTAGAATTTTTTAATGGGAAAAAAAGACATTTTGAAACTGCTAAATGGCCTTATACAGATGAAAAAAATAAATGCATTCTAGGTACAATGGGTATTTCTATGGAAATAACTGATAAAGTGATATTAAGAGAGAGTATAGAAAAAAACGAAAGGATGTTTTTAGAAATTGCAAACAATTTAGATGATACCATAGTTGTTATGGATGAAAAAAAAGCAATATATATAAGTCCCTCATTTGAAAAAATTTATGGCATAAATCCAGAAGAAATGGGTGTATATGAAGATATAAATAATTGGTATGAATATTGGGATGAGGTTGTTTTTGAAAAAACACCAAAAGGATATAATTCTAAAGACATATCTATAGATAAATTAAAAGTTATTAAAGATGGAAAAGAAAAATGGCTATGGTGCAAATTTGTACCTATATTTAATGAGAATGGAAATATAGTAAAAAAAATAGGAATAGTTAGTGATGTAACTAAAAGTAAAAAAATGGCTCATGAACTAGAAAGTTTAAGAATGGATTTTTTTGAAAATTTATCTCATGAGCTTAGAGCTCCTATTAATTTGATATTAAGTTCTCTTCAAGTTATAGGTATTAAAATAGACAAATTAGATGAAGAAAATTTTAATTATTTTTATAAATACTTAGATAGAATACATCAAAATGGGTTAAGAATGCTTAAGTTCGTAAATAACCTAATAGATACAACAAAGTTAGATTTAGGCCATTTTAGCTACAATCCCCAAAATGGAGATATTGTAAGTTGTGTTGAAAATATATGTATGTCCATTCGTGAATTTGTTAACAATGATGAAATGAATATAATATTCGATACAAATGTAGAAGAAAAAATAATTGCTTTTGATCAAGATAATATAGAAAGAATACTGTTAAATTTAATTTCAAATGCTATAAAATTTAATAAACCCGATGGAGTTATAGAAGTCATAGTAAATTGCAATGACGATATTCAGATAATAGTAAAAGATAATGGTATAGGTATTCCTAATGATAAATTAGAAAGTATATTTGGAAGATTTGAACAAGTGAAAAATAAATTTGAAAAGGAACAAGCAGGTAGTGGAATAGGGTTATCATTGGTAAAGTCTTTGGTTGAAAAACATAATGGATCTATACATGTAAAAAGTGAAATAGGAAAAGGTAGTGAATTTATAATTAACTTTCCAGATGTATTTATAGAAAATGGAGAGAAGCATATATATTCTCATAATGATTACTTAAATAATATAGTTAGTATGGAAGTTGAGTTTTCTGATATATATACATAG